A window of Nicotiana tabacum cultivar K326 chromosome 24, ASM71507v2, whole genome shotgun sequence contains these coding sequences:
- the LOC107762760 gene encoding uncharacterized protein LOC107762760: MGRSKCCDKQGLKKGPWTPEEDRKLLSCIVENGCGSWRALPAKADLQRCGKSCRLRWINYLRPDIKRGKFSLQEERTIIQLHALLGNRWSAIAAYLPSRTDNEIKNYWNSRLKKRLTKMGIDPMTHKPKITNNINGSSNDQSKYVANLSHMAEWESARLEAEARLVRRSKDHSKFLFNNTRNNNNNNNNYVVSQPYYQLPCLDILKAWQRASTKLPTTNDISSILLDGFANKNLESSIPSTLNSSGNLFMNNVPSITKVGDQNLPLSTITCLENPCPTKDVQTDLPSFMQEFSELFDPEYTQNSTNNFNGIQVDNFMGSCSGDFEDNKFNWNNFPYLVTSPIGSPVF; the protein is encoded by the exons ATGGGAAGGTCCAAGTGCTGTGATAAACAAGGTTTGAAGAAAGGGCCATGGACACCAGAAGAAGACCGAAAACTCTTGTCTTGCATTGTGGAAAATGGTTGTGGTAGCTGGCGTGCTTTGCCTGCTAAAGCTG atCTGCAGAGGTGTGGGAAGAGTTGCAGGCTTAGATGGATCAATTATCTAAGGCCAGATATCAAgagaggaaagttcagtttacaAGAAGAAAGAACTATAATTCAGCTTCATGCTCTTCTTGGAAACAG ATGGTCAGCAATAGCAGCTTACTTACCTAGCAGAACAGACAACGAGATAAAAAACTATTGGAACTCACGTTTGAAGAAGAGATTAACAAAAATGGGCATTGATCCAATGACTCACAAGCcaaaaatcacaaacaacattaaTGGTAGCTCAAATGATCAATCTAAGTACGTTGCAAACCTTAGTCATATGGCAGAGTGGGAGAGTGCAAGACTTGAAGCAGAAGCAAGACTTGTTCGTAGATCCAAAGATCACTCTAAATTCCTCTTCAATAATACtcgcaacaacaacaacaacaacaataactacgTCGTTTCGCAACCTTATTATCAACTTCCTTGTCTTGACATATTAAAAGCATGGCAAAGAGCAAGCACAAAATTACCAACAACAAATGACATTAGTTCTATTCTTCTTGATGGTTTTGCTAACAAAAACCTCGAATCATCGATACCATCAACGTTAAATTCCTCGGGGAATTTGTTCATGAACAATGTACCAAGTATTACAAAAGTTGGTGACCAAAATCTTCCTTTGTCTACAATCACTTGTTTGGAAAATCCTTGCCCAACAAAAGATGTCCAAACAGACCTTCCAAGTTTTATGCAAGAGTTCTCAGAGCTATTTGATCCTGAATATACACAAAATTCAACAAATAATTTTAATGGAATACAAGTGGATAATTTTATGGGAAGCTGCTCAGGGGATTTTGAAGATAACAAGTTTAATTGGAACAACTTTCCTTATTTGGTCACTTCACCAATTGGTTCTCCAGTATTCTGA